TTTTTCGAACAGAGTCTCTAACCTCATTTGCTGATGGGTAAGAGACCAATGCTGTGAATCCAACAGTTAGATTTGGAAAGTAATCTAACAGGGGTTCAATGACACTATAGCGGCCAGTGAAACAATGCCTGTGTATTTTATAGTCTTTTGGCACACATTTTTTCATGATTTCTAACAGATCACCATCAGCATCTCTGCAGTGAATGACCAATGGCTTCCTTAAGGAAACGGCTAGATTCAATTGCCTCTCAAAAACCTCATGCTGCTTTGGAATTTCTGTACAACATTTATAAGAGTAATCCAGTCCTATTTCACCAAACGCAACAGATTTGGGGTGCCTCATTGCCCGCATGATATTTCTTTCATGAAGATCTGTGTAATAACCAGCGAAGTGGGGGTGGCAGCCAAATGCCCCCCAAATCATATCTTCCTTTAATAAATCTTCCCATAAGTTGTTTCTTAAAGTACGAGGGTCACAAAAATCAGCTATGCAGCCCTGAAATTCTTCAGGAAAAGTGCTGCTGTATCTTCTCCTAAATTCAGAAAAAGCTCCTCTGAAAGATGTTTTTGAATACAACATGTCCAAATGGCAGTGTGTGTCAATAAAGCCGCCTTCTAAATATTTGGGCAAGTTCATAGGCAAATCCTGGTCTGCACAATTATAAGTGAAATAATCTGACTTACATGATGAAGAAAAGATGGGAACATATGTTTCTCTTTGCATATTTTGGGGTCTTTTCCCCCCTTTATAGTCCCATAAAGAACCATATGACCATACTTTCTCTTGTACACCTTCCATTGAaggttttttatcttttgctgCATTTGTTGTTCTTTCTAAAGAAACATCATAGAGATTATCGGAATATGAAATGTTTCTAGTGGATCTTGTAAAAGAATGTCTTGGCTTTGGATTGCTTCTCCGGTGTTTTGTATAATCATTCATTTTCTGGCTGTAGAAATGAGGAGGATGCATCACAAATTCTGTTGTTGATGCTGACATTTCCATTGTTTCTGAAAGTCTGTGATTAGGGATGGAATGTTCTGGTGGAAAAGTAAACAGTGGTCCTCCATCTTCCATATTGGACCTATCATTGTCAGATGGAAGTTCTTCCTTGTGCTCCATATACTCTTGATCTGTTTCTGAAACACCTGTAATCACTGGTTCTAGAGAGGATTCAGCAACAACTGTCTTCTGGAAGTTCACAAACTTTTCTCCAGCATCACTTTGTGCATTAGATAAAGTGGAGGCAA
Above is a window of Ahaetulla prasina isolate Xishuangbanna chromosome 4, ASM2864084v1, whole genome shotgun sequence DNA encoding:
- the LOC131198276 gene encoding putative deoxyribonuclease TATDN2, translating into MASFSQSSEQEDGRDAGANNPPAPERKSALKVKSDEGVQRRIKGQGHDEGPRIIYRKALLDVFGGELQALRKASFTGEIHKQSSSGKEEPGPVNNLGEFSIVSKSRGREIGKKSHHWETAPQEHKVSAKQDNKEPRWSGGNSRHEPVMSRSGGKVHTGSSYENELYQGSNDSHVPIKDKTDVQQNEMFWKESYQPKYKFKSSFSQTGEQKSTQVSPKQLSKTSDWNTFASQSRKQYWKSEANWRLVSGDSKYEGEETKQNIIVKSFNAGTKQKNKTKDKCIASTLSNAQSDAGEKFVNFQKTVVAESSLEPVITGVSETDQEYMEHKEELPSDNDRSNMEDGGPLFTFPPEHSIPNHRLSETMEMSASTTEFVMHPPHFYSQKMNDYTKHRRSNPKPRHSFTRSTRNISYSDNLYDVSLERTTNAAKDKKPSMEGVQEKVWSYGSLWDYKGGKRPQNMQRETYVPIFSSSCKSDYFTYNCADQDLPMNLPKYLEGGFIDTHCHLDMLYSKTSFRGAFSEFRRRYSSTFPEEFQGCIADFCDPRTLRNNLWEDLLKEDMIWGAFGCHPHFAGYYTDLHERNIMRAMRHPKSVAFGEIGLDYSYKCCTEIPKQHEVFERQLNLAVSLRKPLVIHCRDADGDLLEIMKKCVPKDYKIHRHCFTGRYSVIEPLLDYFPNLTVGFTALVSYPSANEVRDSVRKIPLNRIVVETDAPYFLPRQVPKRLTQFSHPGLALHTVKEIACLKEVPLPATLGVLRQNTSKLYDL